In a single window of the Ferviditalea candida genome:
- a CDS encoding YlaH-like family protein, which yields MNGTGDTSAGFTDWLAAHPWITYFLIYVFLVYIYNKVFRVRKLPLLKDLIVYLLIALGAFMLLFFQIGAGLPIVMSLMVAIALMLVVRIRQLAGTLGKKRQ from the coding sequence ATGAACGGGACTGGCGATACTTCCGCCGGATTCACGGATTGGCTGGCGGCCCATCCGTGGATCACATATTTTCTGATTTATGTTTTTTTGGTTTACATCTATAATAAAGTGTTTCGCGTACGGAAGCTGCCCTTGCTGAAGGATCTCATCGTGTATCTGCTGATCGCGCTGGGAGCTTTTATGCTGCTGTTTTTTCAGATTGGCGCCGGACTGCCGATCGTCATGAGTTTGATGGTGGCGATTGCGCTTATGCTGGTTGTCCGCATCCGCCAATTGGCCGGAACGCTCGGCAAAAAGAGACAGTAG
- a CDS encoding YpuI family protein — translation MAAQQVKNLCESSRTKLKEAIEKTELFLNSYNLPQLNADGDQAMDEFYRGFLTDMRHLLVFSEVSYEKLGLCLRRPNFNVDYAEKVLYDVYHNCVNSFFYPKNECYSEDGRYAYTGQDAIRFRKKPVRAVRDITLELSKIFEELREDLSYYETDYITQRRMQGEKV, via the coding sequence ATGGCTGCCCAACAAGTCAAAAATTTGTGCGAATCGAGCCGGACGAAGCTAAAAGAAGCGATTGAGAAAACCGAACTTTTTTTAAACAGTTACAACCTTCCTCAGCTGAATGCGGACGGGGACCAGGCAATGGACGAATTTTACCGGGGTTTTTTGACGGATATGCGTCATTTGCTGGTTTTTTCGGAGGTATCCTACGAAAAGCTCGGTCTTTGTCTGCGCAGACCCAATTTCAATGTCGACTATGCGGAAAAAGTGCTCTATGACGTGTACCATAATTGTGTAAACAGCTTCTTTTATCCGAAAAATGAATGCTATTCCGAGGATGGACGATACGCTTATACCGGCCAGGATGCCATTCGATTCCGGAAAAAGCCGGTGCGTGCAGTTCGCGACATTACTTTGGAGCTTTCCAAAATTTTTGAGGAGCTTCGTGAGGATTTGTCCTATTATGAAACGGACTATATCACGCAGCGGCGCATGCAAGGGGAAAAGGTTTAA
- a CDS encoding ATP-binding protein, giving the protein MGEPFYTTKETGTGLGLIVSYNIIEAHRGSICIKSQLHVGTTVDVILPISPDSK; this is encoded by the coding sequence TTGGGAGAGCCTTTTTATACCACAAAAGAAACCGGAACCGGCTTGGGGTTGATCGTCAGTTACAATATCATTGAAGCTCATCGGGGCAGTATCTGCATAAAGAGTCAGCTTCACGTGGGAACGACTGTGGATGTGATTCTGCCCATCTCCCCTGACTCTAAGTAA
- a CDS encoding cysteine desulfurase family protein — translation MLYFDHSATTPPYDEVVEAFAEVMKKHYGNPSSLHHLGMEAERLVNRAREVIALSLGVKPAEIVFTSGGTESNNLAVKGIVNKYAHRGNHLITTMIEHPSVLRCFQELEKEGAQVTYLPVDRTGSVRLEDLQKSLTDETLLVSIMHVNNEMGRIQPIAEIGNWLKQYPRIVFHVDAVQSVGKIPINPGAWRIDMLTVSAHKIRGPKGIGFLYKREGLLLNPLLSGGGQENGLRSGTENVPAIVAMAKAVRMTMEQQSEHMRYMYGLRNKLTTILHSIPELVLNGSDRESDMAPQIVNVSFPGMKSEVVIHALESKGIMVSSQSACSSGEERPSRVLLAMGHPAERARSGIRISLSPMHTPKDIDLLGRAIREVVQELKQTMRLP, via the coding sequence GTGCTTTATTTTGATCATTCCGCGACGACGCCTCCTTATGACGAAGTGGTCGAAGCGTTTGCGGAAGTCATGAAAAAACATTACGGCAATCCTTCATCCCTTCATCATCTCGGGATGGAGGCGGAACGTCTGGTCAACCGGGCGAGGGAAGTGATCGCCTTGTCTTTGGGAGTCAAACCCGCAGAAATCGTGTTCACGTCCGGCGGAACCGAAAGCAACAATCTTGCCGTCAAAGGGATCGTCAATAAATATGCGCACCGCGGCAATCATTTGATCACGACGATGATTGAACACCCCTCGGTTTTACGGTGTTTTCAGGAACTGGAAAAAGAAGGGGCCCAAGTGACTTATCTTCCGGTTGACCGGACGGGAAGCGTCAGGCTGGAAGACCTGCAAAAATCGCTCACTGATGAGACGCTGTTGGTCAGCATCATGCACGTAAATAATGAAATGGGACGCATTCAGCCGATCGCCGAGATCGGAAACTGGCTCAAACAGTATCCGCGCATAGTTTTTCATGTCGATGCCGTTCAGAGCGTCGGCAAAATTCCTATCAATCCGGGTGCATGGAGAATTGACATGCTGACAGTATCGGCTCACAAAATCCGCGGTCCGAAAGGGATCGGTTTTCTATACAAACGGGAAGGCTTACTGTTGAATCCGCTTTTGTCCGGCGGCGGGCAGGAAAACGGCTTGCGTTCGGGAACAGAGAATGTACCCGCGATCGTGGCGATGGCCAAAGCGGTCAGAATGACCATGGAACAGCAGTCCGAACATATGCGGTATATGTACGGCTTGAGGAACAAGCTGACAACAATCTTGCATTCGATCCCTGAACTAGTGCTCAACGGATCGGATCGGGAAAGCGATATGGCCCCGCAAATCGTCAACGTGTCTTTTCCGGGCATGAAATCCGAGGTGGTTATCCATGCCTTGGAGTCCAAAGGGATAATGGTTTCCTCTCAGTCGGCATGTTCATCAGGCGAGGAACGGCCGAGCCGGGTGCTGCTCGCCATGGGTCACCCTGCGGAGCGGGCGCGAAGCGGGATCCGCATCAGTTTGTCTCCCATGCATACCCCGAAAGACATCGATCTGCTGGGCCGGGCAATTCGGGAAGTCGTTCAAGAACTTAAACAAACAATGAGGTTGCCATGA
- a CDS encoding pyridoxamine 5'-phosphate oxidase family protein: protein MSEIAHELSETILSRFQKQKFVLLNTVDAETGGPTGKAISWIYAVNSRLLRFAVDQRSRIVDNIKRTPKVAITLFASGTVYTVSGKASIFREVLEEVPISLTCIEVNIDTVKDAMFDGARISVEPEYENTYDKRAAEKLDNQVFAAMKKA from the coding sequence ATGTCCGAAATCGCGCACGAATTGTCTGAAACGATCCTTTCGCGGTTTCAGAAGCAAAAATTTGTGCTCTTGAACACGGTGGATGCGGAAACGGGCGGACCGACCGGAAAAGCCATCTCTTGGATCTATGCAGTAAATTCCCGATTGCTGCGATTTGCCGTGGATCAACGTTCCCGCATCGTTGATAACATCAAACGCACCCCCAAGGTGGCCATTACCTTGTTTGCGTCGGGGACCGTATATACGGTATCCGGGAAAGCCTCGATCTTTAGAGAAGTTTTGGAGGAGGTCCCGATCAGCCTTACCTGCATCGAAGTGAACATCGACACGGTAAAAGACGCAATGTTCGATGGCGCCCGCATTTCTGTAGAACCGGAATATGAGAATACTTATGATAAACGGGCGGCGGAAAAGCTGGACAATCAGGTTTTCGCTGCAATGAAAAAAGCCTAG
- a CDS encoding S8 family peptidase — translation MRRTTAPLLIVITLLITLLPACVKTGDVQKKQGTEIIRKQSLLNSDIERTDQLCRTQCMRDFHDALKQIGRSDDENRIIRTLTQLIAGHGRMKQVIWSEQAKKLEDGVRIGRLPYPLDEKTVNKYFAQAKQAVQNGHTYQSPRIRQNGSYYFVLGVPSDQGNSSLIGLVRQEILSEVENHQKKNLRLVPYPGEKHWKLESVDSDTLRDTRVRNGEDNAGTSHYHKNQVVVKFKKQPGSNELARMKSDLQTVKFKKLGYTYVFESAKMDTKQMMRYFKKWNIEYVEPHFYYLTNESASRNAGIGRNFVPNDALYSEYQWNLPLVDTEKGWTVTKGNKNIIVAVIDTGVDLNHPDLKGQLLKGVNVVDEKKSPADDVGHGTHVAGIISAIVNNAEGVAGMTWYNKILPVKVLDETGAGSTYSVAQGIIWAADHGAKVINMSLGNYVEAQFLHDAIRYAYDKDVVLIAATGNDNTEEPGYPAAYPEVLAVSAIDWDKKRASFSNFGSYIDVMAPGVSIASTYPHSQYAALSGTSMASPHVAALAALIRSANPLLKNTEVMNIIRQTATDLGVKGKDKYYGYGQIDVVRAVQRAELSRHSLTFWGEWLKRKLRRIETTNE, via the coding sequence GTGCGGCGAACAACGGCCCCATTATTGATCGTCATTACACTGCTGATCACTTTGCTTCCGGCCTGCGTCAAAACAGGCGACGTCCAAAAAAAACAGGGTACGGAAATCATTCGCAAACAATCGCTGCTAAACTCCGACATCGAGCGTACCGATCAGCTCTGCAGAACACAGTGCATGCGCGATTTTCATGACGCATTGAAACAAATCGGCCGGTCCGATGACGAGAACCGCATCATCCGGACGCTGACTCAGCTGATTGCCGGCCATGGACGTATGAAACAGGTAATATGGTCCGAGCAAGCCAAAAAGCTTGAGGATGGTGTCAGGATTGGCCGTTTACCGTATCCGCTTGACGAAAAAACGGTCAACAAATATTTCGCGCAAGCCAAACAAGCCGTTCAAAACGGCCATACGTATCAATCACCGCGCATCCGACAAAACGGCTCTTATTATTTTGTGCTTGGCGTTCCTTCCGACCAAGGAAACAGTTCCTTAATCGGCCTGGTGCGGCAGGAAATTTTGAGCGAGGTGGAAAACCATCAGAAGAAAAATTTGCGATTGGTCCCGTATCCCGGCGAAAAACACTGGAAGCTGGAATCCGTAGACTCCGACACGCTGCGCGATACCCGGGTGCGAAACGGAGAGGACAATGCGGGAACAAGCCACTATCATAAAAACCAGGTTGTCGTCAAATTCAAGAAGCAACCCGGATCGAACGAGCTCGCCCGAATGAAATCCGACCTTCAGACCGTCAAATTCAAAAAGCTCGGTTATACCTACGTATTTGAATCAGCCAAGATGGATACGAAGCAAATGATGCGGTACTTCAAAAAATGGAACATTGAATATGTGGAGCCGCACTTTTATTATTTGACCAACGAATCCGCAAGCCGTAATGCCGGAATCGGCCGCAATTTCGTGCCCAATGATGCGCTGTATTCGGAATACCAATGGAACCTGCCGCTGGTGGACACCGAAAAAGGATGGACGGTAACCAAGGGCAACAAAAACATTATCGTCGCCGTCATCGACACCGGCGTTGATTTGAATCATCCCGATCTGAAGGGACAGCTGCTGAAAGGCGTCAATGTTGTCGACGAGAAAAAATCGCCGGCGGACGATGTGGGGCACGGCACACATGTAGCGGGCATTATATCCGCGATTGTGAACAACGCCGAGGGCGTTGCCGGCATGACCTGGTACAACAAGATCCTGCCGGTCAAAGTGCTTGACGAAACGGGAGCAGGCAGCACTTATTCCGTGGCTCAGGGGATCATCTGGGCGGCCGATCACGGGGCCAAGGTCATCAACATGAGCCTCGGCAACTATGTCGAAGCCCAGTTTCTTCATGACGCCATCCGTTATGCTTATGACAAGGATGTAGTCCTGATCGCGGCCACCGGAAACGACAATACCGAAGAACCGGGTTATCCCGCCGCCTATCCGGAAGTGCTGGCCGTGTCGGCCATTGATTGGGACAAAAAGCGGGCATCCTTTTCCAATTTCGGCAGCTATATTGATGTCATGGCTCCCGGTGTAAGCATTGCCAGCACGTACCCCCACAGCCAATATGCCGCCCTGTCCGGAACCTCGATGGCCAGTCCCCACGTAGCCGCATTGGCCGCCTTGATCCGCTCGGCGAATCCGCTGTTGAAAAATACGGAGGTCATGAATATCATCCGGCAGACCGCCACCGATTTGGGGGTCAAGGGAAAGGACAAATATTACGGATACGGCCAGATCGATGTGGTCAGGGCGGTACAGCGGGCCGAGTTATCGCGCCATTCCTTGACGTTCTGGGGAGAATGGCTGAAACGTAAGCTTCGCCGCATTGAGACTACAAATGAATGA
- the thiI gene encoding tRNA uracil 4-sulfurtransferase ThiI, which produces MIDIKMILLRFGELTLKGRNRARFENRVISHVKEVLSAYPKARINRTYGRLYIQLNGEPYDKVSEQLLKVFGLISFSPVLRAELDLHSIQEAALEMMRNLEAPPRTFKVSARRAYKGFPYPTPELNQLIGGHVLRNIPDLKVDVHRPDTDLHVEIREEGAFIFCEIVPALGGYPLGSNGKAMLMLSGGIDSPVAGWLAMRKGLTIEAVHFHSYPYTSERSQQKVIDLARRLSVYSGRIALHMVPFTDIQLRLHQERADNLLITLMRRAMFRITERLAAMHNASAIVTGESLGQVASQTLSSMNVIGRVVTLPVIRPLVAMDKNEIIRLAEKIDTYATSILPFEDCCTLFVPKNTSTNPNLRITEHIEEVSEWLPDLIDEAVQKTETMWITNRDQQKDAHLF; this is translated from the coding sequence ATGATCGATATCAAAATGATTTTGCTCCGGTTTGGAGAATTGACGCTTAAAGGGAGAAACCGTGCCCGTTTTGAAAATCGGGTGATTTCCCATGTTAAAGAAGTGTTAAGCGCTTATCCGAAGGCGCGGATCAACAGAACCTACGGAAGATTGTACATTCAATTGAATGGTGAGCCCTACGACAAAGTATCCGAACAGCTGCTCAAGGTATTCGGACTCATATCGTTCAGTCCGGTGCTGCGCGCTGAGCTTGATCTTCATTCGATTCAGGAAGCCGCGCTGGAAATGATGAGAAATCTTGAAGCGCCGCCTCGAACCTTCAAAGTATCCGCCCGCAGGGCTTACAAAGGATTTCCTTATCCGACGCCTGAATTGAATCAGCTGATCGGGGGACACGTGCTTCGCAATATTCCGGACTTGAAGGTGGATGTACACCGGCCCGATACCGATCTCCACGTGGAAATTCGCGAAGAAGGCGCCTTTATTTTCTGCGAGATTGTCCCTGCATTGGGCGGCTATCCGCTCGGCAGCAACGGCAAGGCGATGCTGATGCTTTCCGGCGGCATCGACAGTCCCGTTGCCGGCTGGCTGGCCATGCGAAAAGGGCTGACGATTGAAGCCGTGCATTTTCACAGCTATCCTTACACCAGCGAACGGTCACAGCAAAAAGTAATCGATTTGGCCCGCCGGCTGTCCGTCTATTCAGGAAGAATTGCCTTGCACATGGTTCCGTTTACGGACATTCAATTGAGACTGCATCAGGAACGCGCGGACAATTTGCTGATTACTTTGATGAGAAGAGCCATGTTTCGGATTACCGAGCGCCTGGCCGCCATGCACAACGCTTCCGCCATTGTCACGGGAGAAAGCTTGGGACAAGTGGCAAGCCAAACTTTGTCCAGCATGAATGTGATCGGCAGGGTGGTAACCCTCCCGGTGATTCGCCCACTGGTCGCGATGGATAAGAATGAAATTATCCGTTTGGCCGAAAAGATCGATACTTACGCAACATCGATTCTTCCCTTTGAGGATTGCTGCACGCTGTTCGTTCCGAAAAATACGAGCACCAATCCAAATTTGCGGATTACGGAGCATATCGAAGAAGTCAGCGAATGGCTCCCCGATCTGATTGACGAAGCCGTGCAAAAAACGGAAACGATGTGGATTACAAACCGGGATCAGCAAAAAGATGCGCACTTGTTTTAA
- a CDS encoding TerC family protein: MLEGFLLFLEIMLINIVLSGDNAVVIAMASKNLPLDQRKKAVWWGAFGAVALRLVLTVVAVVLLKVPYIQAAGSLLLMYIALKLLMDDEGHSNVKEASSLAGAVWTIIVADFIMSLDNVLAIAAVAEGDLILIILGIGLSIPLIIWGSTLIMKLLHKYPILVYIGAGILGYTAGEMLVSDQKVEKLLEHANPAFHWLIPVATTLIVIGAGLIKKLAASKSIDIK; this comes from the coding sequence ATGCTTGAAGGATTTCTATTGTTCTTGGAAATCATGCTGATCAATATCGTATTGAGCGGTGACAACGCAGTCGTCATTGCCATGGCCAGTAAAAATTTGCCTCTTGACCAGCGCAAGAAAGCGGTCTGGTGGGGGGCATTCGGAGCGGTCGCGCTGCGTTTGGTGCTGACGGTTGTCGCTGTTGTTTTGTTGAAGGTGCCTTACATCCAGGCGGCAGGCTCTTTGCTGTTGATGTATATCGCTTTGAAGCTGCTGATGGATGATGAAGGCCATTCCAATGTCAAGGAGGCCTCCTCTTTGGCTGGGGCGGTTTGGACGATCATTGTCGCCGATTTCATCATGAGCCTGGATAACGTTTTGGCCATCGCTGCAGTTGCCGAAGGGGATTTGATTCTGATCATTCTCGGGATCGGCTTGAGCATACCGTTGATCATTTGGGGAAGCACCCTGATCATGAAGCTTCTGCATAAGTACCCAATTCTTGTCTATATCGGGGCCGGCATACTCGGCTATACGGCCGGTGAAATGCTGGTCAGCGATCAAAAGGTGGAGAAGCTGTTGGAGCACGCCAATCCAGCCTTTCATTGGCTGATACCGGTAGCAACCACACTGATTGTAATCGGCGCCGGATTAATTAAAAAGCTTGCCGCATCCAAATCCATTGATATAAAATAG
- a CDS encoding LCP family protein has translation MSTGIPPLPSRAERRGQHRRPRSLLKAVWYVFLSILIVGAGYAGYLFFKFDSLLDHVSSGKSDKAAEEQSASAKPMAVLLLGLDTRKQTGSLNTDVIMVAAMNPAKKTAAIISIPRDTYFKPEGYRARKINSFYSVALKEDKDKADDLLKSMFGAYLGIPIDYTAVVNFKTFEDIVDNFGGIQVDVDMDMRYVDHADGTDINLHKGVQVLNGKQALDFVRYRKSNMGTAPSNDFQRNDRQQKVISAIVDKFKSLDGALKLGGVLDGMGENIKTDISKTQLQQFIKTYFGIKNEQIQYYHVEGSWKSPYTYLDEASLEKAKSLLREQLN, from the coding sequence ATGTCAACCGGTATTCCTCCCCTGCCTTCCAGAGCGGAGAGGCGTGGTCAACATAGGAGGCCCCGATCGCTGCTGAAAGCGGTCTGGTACGTGTTTCTTTCCATATTAATCGTTGGCGCTGGATATGCGGGATACTTGTTCTTCAAATTTGATTCTTTGCTGGATCATGTTTCCTCCGGCAAATCGGACAAAGCCGCCGAGGAGCAGTCCGCATCGGCAAAACCGATGGCTGTTCTGCTGTTGGGATTGGATACCCGCAAGCAGACAGGCTCCCTGAATACAGATGTCATCATGGTTGCGGCGATGAATCCCGCCAAGAAAACGGCAGCCATTATTTCCATTCCAAGGGACACCTATTTCAAGCCCGAAGGCTACAGGGCGAGAAAAATCAATTCGTTTTATTCGGTTGCCCTCAAAGAAGACAAGGATAAAGCCGATGATCTCCTGAAATCGATGTTCGGAGCTTATTTGGGCATTCCGATAGACTACACGGCCGTTGTCAATTTTAAGACATTCGAGGATATCGTGGACAATTTCGGCGGCATTCAAGTGGATGTGGATATGGATATGCGCTATGTCGACCATGCTGACGGAACGGATATCAATCTGCATAAAGGCGTTCAGGTGCTGAACGGAAAGCAGGCTTTGGATTTTGTCCGCTACCGGAAATCGAACATGGGGACGGCGCCCTCCAACGATTTTCAAAGAAACGACCGCCAGCAGAAAGTAATTTCCGCGATCGTCGACAAGTTTAAATCTTTGGACGGCGCTCTCAAATTGGGCGGAGTGCTTGACGGGATGGGCGAAAACATCAAGACGGACATTTCCAAAACGCAATTGCAGCAATTCATCAAAACGTATTTCGGCATCAAAAATGAGCAGATCCAATACTACCACGTGGAAGGAAGCTGGAAAAGCCCGTATACTTACTTGGATGAGGCCAGCTTGGAGAAAGCGAAATCATTGCTGCGCGAACAGTTGAACTGA
- the chrA gene encoding chromate efflux transporter, producing the protein MDDFQDLQHQQSSENPGSAAEVLKVSTRLGLTSFGGPVAHLGYFHEEYVKRRKWIDEKSYADLVALCQFLPGPASSQLGIAVGIERAGILGGIAAWAGFTLPSAIALVIFAFVLQRFDVHNAGWLHGLMIVAVAVVAQAVWSMARTLAPDRTRGTLAILTAIICLLLPSAFTQIVGIAGAGVFGHIFLGGQQQSQQAASLRVLIKRQTAITAWVVFIVLLLGLPLLRILIPSQTLAVFESFYRAGSLVFGGGHVVLPLLQNEVVPNGWLSNSEFLAGYGAAQAVPGPLFTFAAYLGAVMHPSPNGWIGAGLALLAIFLPAFLLVLGSLPFWNAIRGRAGFQAALRGINAAVLGILGAALYDPVWISAIHTLQEFSLALAAFGMLLLWKLPPWLVVVFGVIGGYLMNGI; encoded by the coding sequence ATGGATGATTTTCAAGATTTACAGCATCAACAATCAAGCGAGAATCCGGGCTCGGCTGCTGAGGTCCTCAAAGTCAGCACGCGACTGGGCTTGACTTCATTCGGAGGGCCCGTTGCTCATTTGGGTTATTTCCACGAGGAATATGTCAAACGCAGAAAATGGATCGATGAAAAAAGCTATGCGGACCTGGTGGCGCTGTGCCAGTTTCTGCCGGGTCCGGCGAGCAGCCAGCTGGGAATTGCTGTCGGCATCGAACGCGCGGGAATTTTGGGCGGAATTGCTGCCTGGGCCGGCTTCACGCTTCCCTCCGCCATCGCACTTGTCATTTTCGCGTTTGTCCTGCAAAGGTTTGATGTGCATAACGCAGGCTGGCTGCACGGCCTGATGATTGTTGCCGTGGCCGTCGTTGCCCAGGCGGTTTGGTCGATGGCCCGGACCCTGGCGCCGGATCGGACGCGCGGGACCTTGGCCATTCTGACCGCCATCATCTGCCTGCTCCTGCCGTCTGCATTTACACAAATTGTGGGGATTGCTGGGGCGGGAGTGTTCGGCCACATATTTTTGGGCGGTCAGCAGCAGTCTCAGCAAGCGGCTTCTTTGCGTGTCCTGATCAAACGCCAAACCGCCATAACGGCCTGGGTTGTATTTATTGTTCTGCTTCTGGGTCTGCCGCTGCTGAGAATTCTCATTCCCAGTCAGACGCTTGCGGTTTTTGAAAGCTTCTATCGGGCAGGATCGTTAGTATTCGGAGGTGGGCATGTCGTATTGCCGCTGCTTCAGAATGAAGTTGTTCCGAACGGGTGGTTGTCAAACAGCGAATTCCTGGCAGGATACGGGGCTGCGCAAGCTGTACCCGGACCGCTGTTTACATTTGCGGCCTATTTGGGAGCGGTCATGCACCCTTCGCCTAACGGCTGGATTGGAGCCGGTTTAGCGCTTTTGGCCATTTTTTTGCCTGCATTTTTGCTGGTGTTGGGATCTCTCCCGTTTTGGAACGCGATTCGCGGCCGTGCAGGATTTCAAGCTGCTCTTCGTGGAATCAACGCCGCCGTGCTTGGTATTTTGGGAGCGGCGCTGTATGATCCCGTATGGATAAGCGCGATTCATACCTTGCAAGAGTTTAGCCTCGCATTGGCTGCATTCGGCATGCTGCTGCTTTGGAAACTTCCGCCTTGGCTGGTCGTGGTGTTCGGCGTCATCGGCGGTTACTTAATGAACGGCATCTAG
- the typA gene encoding translational GTPase TypA, producing MHARDKIRNIAIIAHVDHGKTTLVDKMLQQAGTFRENEAVQERAMDSNDLERERGITILAKNTAIRYSDYLINIVDTPGHADFGGEVERIMKMVDGVLLVVDAFEGCMPQTKFVLRKALEHQLTPIVVLNKIDRPNARPAEVVDEVLELFIELGANDEQLEFPVVYASALMGTSGMEPDRQEESMLALYETIIDRIPFPQENVDASLQFLVTLIDYNEYLGRIGIGRVNRGRIRQGQSVAVVARDGKVKQARVEKLYGFQGLKKVEIAEAGAGDIIAIAGIKDINIGETVADPVNPEPLPVLRIDEPTMQMTFLVNNSPFAGKEGKWVTSRKLQERLFQETEKDVSLRVEATDSPDAFIVSGRGELHLGILIENMRREGFELQVSKPEVIIREIDGIRMEPVERLLIDIPEESMGGVMESLGTRKAEMVNMINNGSGQVRLEFLIPARGLIGYRTQFLTLTRGYGIMNHAFDSYQPYFGADVGGRRQGVLVSVETGSATLYGILSVEDRGVLFVNPGTEVYEGMIVGEHSRDNDIVVNICKEKQLTNVRSATKEETVKMKTPRIFSLEQALEYLNDDEYCEITPKSVRLRKKILNKGDRERSEKQRKVSATV from the coding sequence ATGCATGCAAGAGATAAAATTCGAAATATCGCTATTATTGCTCACGTCGATCATGGCAAAACCACCCTTGTGGACAAAATGCTTCAGCAGGCCGGCACTTTTCGGGAAAATGAGGCGGTACAGGAAAGGGCGATGGATTCCAACGATTTGGAGCGGGAGCGGGGAATTACAATTCTGGCCAAAAATACGGCGATTCGATATAGCGACTACTTAATTAATATCGTGGACACCCCGGGGCACGCGGATTTCGGGGGAGAGGTCGAGCGGATCATGAAAATGGTTGACGGCGTGCTGCTGGTTGTCGATGCATTCGAAGGGTGCATGCCGCAGACGAAGTTTGTGCTGCGTAAAGCCCTGGAGCACCAGCTGACACCGATCGTCGTGCTGAACAAGATCGACCGCCCCAATGCGCGGCCCGCAGAGGTTGTGGACGAAGTGCTGGAGCTGTTTATTGAGCTCGGTGCCAATGACGAGCAGCTCGAGTTTCCCGTGGTGTACGCTTCCGCGCTGATGGGCACATCCGGAATGGAACCGGATCGGCAGGAAGAAAGCATGTTGGCTCTGTATGAGACGATTATCGACCGCATTCCCTTCCCGCAGGAAAATGTTGACGCATCCTTGCAATTTCTTGTCACCTTGATCGATTACAACGAATATCTCGGTCGGATCGGTATCGGCCGCGTCAATAGGGGCAGAATTCGTCAAGGGCAGTCCGTTGCCGTTGTGGCACGGGACGGCAAGGTCAAGCAGGCCCGAGTGGAAAAGCTGTACGGCTTTCAAGGCTTGAAAAAGGTCGAAATTGCCGAAGCCGGCGCCGGGGACATCATTGCAATTGCGGGTATCAAGGATATCAACATCGGCGAAACGGTGGCTGATCCGGTGAATCCCGAGCCGCTGCCCGTCCTGCGGATCGACGAACCGACCATGCAGATGACGTTTCTGGTCAACAACAGTCCCTTTGCGGGCAAGGAAGGCAAATGGGTAACCTCGCGCAAGCTGCAGGAAAGATTGTTCCAAGAGACGGAAAAAGACGTCAGCCTGCGGGTGGAAGCGACGGACAGTCCGGATGCGTTCATCGTTTCCGGCCGCGGCGAGCTGCACCTTGGCATTCTGATAGAGAATATGCGCAGGGAAGGCTTTGAGCTTCAGGTATCCAAACCGGAAGTGATTATCCGGGAAATCGACGGCATCCGGATGGAGCCGGTCGAGCGCCTCTTGATCGACATTCCGGAAGAGAGCATGGGCGGGGTAATGGAAAGCCTTGGAACCCGCAAGGCGGAAATGGTGAACATGATCAACAACGGCAGCGGCCAGGTCCGTTTGGAATTTTTGATTCCAGCACGCGGCTTGATCGGCTATCGTACGCAGTTTCTGACGCTGACCCGCGGATACGGAATTATGAACCATGCGTTTGACAGCTATCAGCCGTATTTCGGAGCGGACGTGGGAGGCCGCCGCCAGGGTGTGCTGGTGTCCGTCGAGACGGGATCCGCGACATTATACGGAATTCTTTCCGTGGAGGACCGCGGGGTGCTGTTCGTGAATCCCGGAACGGAAGTGTATGAAGGAATGATCGTCGGGGAGCATTCCAGAGACAATGACATTGTGGTCAACATCTGCAAGGAGAAGCAGTTGACCAACGTCCGTTCGGCTACGAAAGAGGAGACCGTCAAAATGAAAACCCCGCGCATCTTTTCACTCGAGCAGGCTTTGGAATATTTGAACGATGATGAATACTGCGAAATTACCCCGAAATCCGTGCGTCTGCGGAAAAAAATTCTCAATAAAGGAGATCGGGAGCGGTCTGAAAAACAGCGCAAAGTTTCAGCCACTGTCTAA
- a CDS encoding DUF1540 domain-containing protein, with amino-acid sequence MPEVKCSVANCEYWFTGNTCSADAIMIEIDRHANADFKTEFAGESFKTERQDTAVNSSATCCHTFKQRK; translated from the coding sequence ATGCCTGAAGTTAAATGCAGCGTTGCCAACTGTGAGTACTGGTTCACAGGAAATACCTGCAGCGCCGATGCGATCATGATTGAGATTGATCGACATGCCAATGCTGATTTCAAGACGGAATTTGCCGGTGAGTCTTTCAAGACCGAGCGTCAGGATACAGCCGTGAATTCATCGGCTACTTGCTGCCATACCTTTAAACAACGAAAATAG